A single Cucumis melo cultivar AY chromosome 4, USDA_Cmelo_AY_1.0, whole genome shotgun sequence DNA region contains:
- the LOC103503560 gene encoding uncharacterized membrane protein At4g09580: MEKKGDMNVVGKMGKFQLSFWELGVFTTVVFAFLSGLLCVYLTMPASDYSFLKLPRNLQDLQILRDHLEEYTSDYTAQVLVGYCVVYIFMQTFMIPGTVFMSLLAGALFGVFKGVALVVFTATAGASSCYFLSKMIGKPLAFTLWPDKVKFFQDQVSKRRKKLLNYMLFLRLTPTLPNTFINVASPIVDVPYHTFFLATVVGLIPAAYVTVRAGLALGELRSVGDLYDFNSIATLFLIGIVSVTPTLVGKSKS, translated from the exons ATGGAGAAGAAAGGGGATATGAATGTGGTTGGTAAGATGGGTAAGTTTCAATTGAGTTTTTGGGAGTTGGGTGTGTTTACAACTGTTGTTTTTGCCTTCCTTTCCGGCCTTCTCTGTGTTTACCTAACCATGCCGGCCTCCGATTACAGCTTCCTCAAGCTTCCTCGTAACCTTCAAGATCTTCAGATTCTCAG AGATCACCTTGAGGAATATACAAGTGACTACACTGCACAGGTCTTGGTTGGATACTGCGTGGTCTACATCTTTATGCAAACCTTCATGATACCTGGAACGGTTTTCATGTCACTGCTTGCTGGAGCCCTCTTCGGAGTCTTCAAGGGCGTTGCTCTTGTCGTTTTCACTGCTACGGCCGGAGCTTCCTCGTGCTATTTCCTCTCGAAGATGATTGGGAAGCCCCTCGCCTTTACTCTTTGGCCCGACAAGGTGAAGTTCTTTCAAGATCAG GTTTCTAAGAGAAGGAAAAAGCTGTTGAACTACATGCTTTTTCTAAGATTGACTCCAACCTTGCCAAATACATTCATCAATGTTGCATCTCCAATTGTCGACGTGCCTTACCATACCTTCTTCCTCGCTACCGTGGTTGGTCTCATCCCGGCTGCCTATGTTACAGTCAGG GCTGGATTGGCGCTCGGAGAATTGCGATCGGTTGGTGATCTTTACGACTTCAACTCGATCGCCACATTGTTTCTTATTGGAATTGTCTCGGTGACACCAACTTTAGTTGGCAAGAGTAAATCATAA
- the LOC103503561 gene encoding inositol-tetrakisphosphate 1-kinase 1-like isoform X2, whose protein sequence is MAEIGRRFCIGYALLPKKRRSFIRESLLRLAESKGIDFVRIDMDKPLVDQGAFDCVLHKLYSADWRKQLENFRVLNPNVVILDSLDAIERLHNRISMLQVVSELKIENHDESFGIPEQIVIYDMENLSDRRAWETLKFPVVAKPLVADGSAKSHKMALVFNHDGLNKLKPPIVLQEFVNHGGVIFKVYVAGNHVKCVKRKSLPDISEEKLESVEDLQSFSQVSNLTNHDRVDEKYYQMMQLDDTEMPPLSFVTDIAKGLRHALKLNLFNFDMMRDSRNKNRYLIVDINYFPGFAKMPGYEKIVTDFLSDIMRRKDRELVKAWFEHDASDPIAFDKRGPLIEDTVRCVAG, encoded by the exons ATGGCGGAAATCGGACGGAGATTTTGTATCGGCTATGCACTTTTGCCGAAGAAGCGGCGGAGTTTCATACGAGAGTCCTTGCTCAGGCTTGCTGAATCAAAAGGTATCGATTTTGTGAGGATCGATATGGACAAGCCGCTTGTTGATCAAGGAGCCTTTGATTGTGTTCTCCACAAGCTCTATAGTGCGGATTGGAGGAAGCAACTCGAGAATTTTAGGGTTCTTAACCCTAATGTGGTGATTTTGGACTCACTCGACGCCATTGAGAGGCTTCACAACCGGATTTCTATGCTTCAGGTGGTGTCCGAGCTGAAGATTGAGAATCACGATGAATCGTTCGGGATTCCGGAGCAGATTGTGATTTACGATATGGAGAACCTTTCTGATCGGCGTGCTTGGGAGACGTTGAAGTTTCCGGTCGTTGCAAAGCCCTTGGTGGCTGATGGAAGTGCTAAATCGCATAAAATGGCGCTTGTGTTTAATCACGACGGTTTGAACAAGCTTAAACCTCCTATTGTATTGCAAGAGTTTGTCAACCACGGTGGAGTTATTTTCAAGGTTTATGTAGCTGGAAATCATGTGAAATGCGTCAAGAGAAAGTCACTTCCGGACATTTCTGAGGAGAAATTAGAAAGTGTCGAGGATTTGCAATCGTTTTCTCAGGTATCGAATCTGACGAACCATGACAGAGTTGATGAAAAGTATTATCAAATGATGCAGTTAGACGACACTGAGATGCCGCCGTTGAGCTTCGTCACCGATATAGCCAAAGGATTGAGACATGCGTTGAAGCTTAACCTCTTCAATTTCGATATGATGAGGGATTCAAGAAACAAGAACCGTTATCTCATAGTTGATATCAATTACTTTCCTGGGTTTGCGAAGATGCCAGGATATGAGAAGATTGTAACGGATTTCCTATCTGATATAATGAGGAGGAAAGACAGAGAGCTCGTAAAAGCTTGGTTTGAACATGATGCTTCAGACCCCATTGCCTTCGATAAAAG GGGACCGTTAATCGAGGATACCGTTCGTTGTGTCGCCGGATAA
- the LOC103503563 gene encoding transcription factor MYB39, producing MGRSPCCDENGVKKGPWTPEEDEKLIEFVAKNGHGSWRNLPKLAGLNRCGKSCRLRWTNYLRPDIKRGKFSEEEEASIIKLHSLLGNRWSKIASHLPGRTDNEIKNFWNTHLRKKLLQMGIDPNTHKPRTDLNHFLNLSQLFNNGIPNPLNSDHLKLQAEIAKLQLLQNLCQLLNPTTAIPTTINNNNGLQNPNPSQFQAGSSSTGFAQVSGFEDGDKIKANKLEEMGSFDYVIQPENYYQLPPLILESPDGSTSNVNQQIESIETNPLCFSTNSNSPTPSSSIFDSLESLMNDDEASGSYWKNILQSTI from the exons ATGGGAAGATCTCCTTGTTGTGATGAAAATGGTGTGAAAAAAGGGCCATGGACTCCTGAAGAAGATGAGAAGTTGATTGAATTTGTGGCTAAAAATGGCCATGGAAGTTGGAGAAATCTTCCAAAGCTTGCTGGTTTGAATAGGTGTGGAAAAAGTTGTAGGTTAAGATGGACAAATTATCTTCGACCTGATATCAAGAGAGGAAAATTctccgaagaagaagaagcatcCATTATTAAGCTTCATTCACTCCTCGGAAATAG GTGGTCGAAAATCGCTAGTCATCTTCCCGGGAGGACGGATAATGAAATCAAGAACTTTTGGAATACCCATTTAAGGAAAAAGCTTTTACAAATGGGAATTGATCCAAACACACACAAGCCAAGAACAGACCTAAATCACTTTCTCAACCTATCTCAATTGTTTAATAATGGGATACCAAATCCTCTAAATAGTGATCATCTCAAGTTGCAAGCAGAAATAGCCAAACTCCAGTTACTACAAAATCTTTGCCAACTTCTAAACCCAACCACTGCAATTCCTACCACCATTAACAACAATAATGGACTTCAAAACCCTAACCCTAGCCAATTTCAAGCTGGTTCTTCTTCAACCGGTTTTGCGCAGGTATCGGGGTTCGAAGATGGGGACAAGATTAAAGCTAATAAATTGGAAGAAATGGGAAGTTTTGATTACGTTATTCAACCTGAGAATTATTATCAACTTCCTCCATTGATTTTAGAATCTCCTGATGGTTCGACTTCAAATGTTAACCAACAAATCGAGAGTATTGAAACAAATCCATTGTGTTTCTCCACCAATTCAAACTCACCTACTCCATCCTCTTCTATTTTTGATAGTTTGGAGTCTTTGATGAATGATGATGAAGCAAGTGGATCATACTGGAAGAATATTCTACA ATCAACAATTTGA
- the LOC103503561 gene encoding inositol-tetrakisphosphate 1-kinase 1-like isoform X1, translating into MAEIGRRFCIGYALLPKKRRSFIRESLLRLAESKGIDFVRIDMDKPLVDQGAFDCVLHKLYSADWRKQLENFRVLNPNVVILDSLDAIERLHNRISMLQVVSELKIENHDESFGIPEQIVIYDMENLSDRRAWETLKFPVVAKPLVADGSAKSHKMALVFNHDGLNKLKPPIVLQEFVNHGGVIFKVYVAGNHVKCVKRKSLPDISEEKLESVEDLQSFSQVSNLTNHDRVDEKYYQMMQLDDTEMPPLSFVTDIAKGLRHALKLNLFNFDMMRDSRNKNRYLIVDINYFPGFAKMPGYEKIVTDFLSDIMRRKDRELVKAWFEHDASDPIAFDKRQVHNCENDSRNVVMLTCIGNGDGGG; encoded by the coding sequence ATGGCGGAAATCGGACGGAGATTTTGTATCGGCTATGCACTTTTGCCGAAGAAGCGGCGGAGTTTCATACGAGAGTCCTTGCTCAGGCTTGCTGAATCAAAAGGTATCGATTTTGTGAGGATCGATATGGACAAGCCGCTTGTTGATCAAGGAGCCTTTGATTGTGTTCTCCACAAGCTCTATAGTGCGGATTGGAGGAAGCAACTCGAGAATTTTAGGGTTCTTAACCCTAATGTGGTGATTTTGGACTCACTCGACGCCATTGAGAGGCTTCACAACCGGATTTCTATGCTTCAGGTGGTGTCCGAGCTGAAGATTGAGAATCACGATGAATCGTTCGGGATTCCGGAGCAGATTGTGATTTACGATATGGAGAACCTTTCTGATCGGCGTGCTTGGGAGACGTTGAAGTTTCCGGTCGTTGCAAAGCCCTTGGTGGCTGATGGAAGTGCTAAATCGCATAAAATGGCGCTTGTGTTTAATCACGACGGTTTGAACAAGCTTAAACCTCCTATTGTATTGCAAGAGTTTGTCAACCACGGTGGAGTTATTTTCAAGGTTTATGTAGCTGGAAATCATGTGAAATGCGTCAAGAGAAAGTCACTTCCGGACATTTCTGAGGAGAAATTAGAAAGTGTCGAGGATTTGCAATCGTTTTCTCAGGTATCGAATCTGACGAACCATGACAGAGTTGATGAAAAGTATTATCAAATGATGCAGTTAGACGACACTGAGATGCCGCCGTTGAGCTTCGTCACCGATATAGCCAAAGGATTGAGACATGCGTTGAAGCTTAACCTCTTCAATTTCGATATGATGAGGGATTCAAGAAACAAGAACCGTTATCTCATAGTTGATATCAATTACTTTCCTGGGTTTGCGAAGATGCCAGGATATGAGAAGATTGTAACGGATTTCCTATCTGATATAATGAGGAGGAAAGACAGAGAGCTCGTAAAAGCTTGGTTTGAACATGATGCTTCAGACCCCATTGCCTTCGATAAAAGGCAAGTGCATAATTGTGAAAATGATTCTAGAAATGTTGTGATGCTTACTTGCATCGGTAATGGGGATGGTGGAGGTTGA